A window from Pseudomonadota bacterium encodes these proteins:
- a CDS encoding 4Fe-4S dicluster domain-containing protein produces the protein MKYIIDIIQGAISLISGMCVTTKAFFSPVVTVQYPRQTVEISPRFRGHTKLVADEERPERTKCIVCGMCERNCPSKSIKQVEGEKLEGEKKKTATVYILNYTTCSQCGLCVETCPADALAFSADYNPASFSKEDFHYDLVKEFQKRIKA, from the coding sequence ATGAAGTATATTATTGATATAATTCAGGGTGCCATCTCCCTCATCAGCGGAATGTGTGTAACGACAAAGGCATTTTTCAGCCCTGTAGTTACAGTTCAATACCCGAGACAAACAGTAGAGATATCTCCAAGATTCAGAGGTCATACCAAGCTTGTGGCAGACGAGGAACGCCCTGAGAGGACAAAATGCATTGTCTGCGGAATGTGCGAGCGGAATTGTCCATCTAAATCCATTAAGCAGGTGGAAGGTGAAAAACTTGAGGGCGAAAAGAAAAAAACGGCTACTGTTTATATTCTCAATTATACAACATGCAGCCAGTGTGGTTTATGCGTTGAGACATGCCCTGCTGATGCACTTGCTTTTTCAGCAGATTACAACCCTGCAAGTTTCAGCAAAGAAGACTTTCATTACGACCTTGT
- the nuoH gene encoding NADH-quinone oxidoreductase subunit NuoH, with translation MNEIIQIVGKETVRLIIGLIGVLILVVVNALMLTWLERKISGHIQRRIGPKEVGPYGLIQPIVDGIKLLAKELLTPANVDRPLYFLAPVLIFIPVLVSFVVIPFDACLQVKDINVGILVILAFSSLSVLSILLAGWGSNNKYSLIGALRSVAQNIAYEIPLLLSILPVIFMTNSLSLKDIVEAQREGWFIWKWQFFAFLIYFIAGLAETNRTPFDLPEAESELVAGFHTEYSGMRFALFFLAEYTNIMIISAIATVFFLGGYLGPFLPGIVWFFIKTYFLVAVIMWFRWTFPRVRFDQLLNFSWKILIPVSFLNLLVTGGLLKL, from the coding sequence ATGAACGAGATAATACAGATAGTTGGGAAAGAGACGGTGAGGTTGATTATCGGTCTTATCGGCGTCCTTATCCTTGTAGTGGTTAATGCCCTTATGCTTACATGGCTGGAGCGGAAGATTTCGGGCCATATACAAAGAAGGATAGGCCCAAAAGAAGTAGGCCCATATGGTTTGATTCAGCCTATCGTTGACGGCATCAAGCTTCTCGCAAAAGAGCTTCTCACGCCCGCAAATGTTGATAGGCCGCTTTATTTCCTTGCACCGGTACTGATTTTTATCCCTGTGCTTGTATCCTTTGTTGTCATACCCTTTGATGCATGTTTGCAGGTAAAGGACATCAATGTCGGAATACTTGTTATCCTTGCATTTTCTTCTTTGTCGGTACTCTCGATTCTCCTTGCAGGATGGGGCTCAAACAATAAATACTCACTTATCGGTGCATTAAGAAGCGTGGCACAGAACATTGCCTATGAGATACCGCTTTTACTTTCTATTCTGCCTGTAATTTTTATGACAAATTCTCTGTCTCTGAAAGATATAGTGGAAGCACAGAGGGAAGGCTGGTTCATCTGGAAATGGCAATTTTTTGCTTTTCTTATTTACTTTATTGCCGGTTTGGCTGAAACGAACAGGACACCCTTTGATTTGCCTGAGGCAGAAAGCGAACTTGTTGCCGGTTTTCACACAGAATATTCCGGTATGCGTTTTGCTCTCTTTTTCCTTGCCGAATATACGAACATCATGATTATTAGCGCAATTGCCACGGTTTTCTTTCTTGGCGGTTATCTCGGACCTTTTCTTCCGGGTATTGTCTGGTTTTTTATCAAAACGTACTTTCTTGTCGCAGTTATCATGTGGTTCCGCTGGACATTCCCACGAGTCCGTTTTGATCAGCTTCTGAATTTTTCCTGGAAGATACTGATTCCTGTGTCATTTTTGAACCTTCTTGTAACAGGGGGGCTTCTTAAATTATGA
- a CDS encoding NADH-quinone oxidoreductase subunit D (Catalyzes the transfer of electrons from NADH to quinone), producing the protein MNLGPQHPSTHGVLRVVVNMDGEYIISAEPVLGYLHRMHEKMAENRSYAQFLPNPPRMDYLGALNFNLGHVTTIEKLCNIEVPERAQYIRTITAELNRISSHLLWVGAFVADLGGLTPFLYTFQDREHILDILEGIAGSRLTYCYFRFGGLYNDVDDAFIDATKQFIKHLRGRFGMYERLVTKNVIFINRVKGIGIFEPAMTTQYGCSGPVIRSTGIPFDIRKAEPYAAYDKVDFEIPVGATGDNMDRYMIRIREMEISLKIIEEAIGKLPSGPFKAEKVPKKLKPPKGDVYHTVESPRGEVGVYVVSDESDTPYRMRWRVPSYSNLMTFPYLAQGTLIADAIATLGSYDLVIPEIDR; encoded by the coding sequence ATGAATCTGGGCCCGCAGCACCCGAGTACTCACGGGGTTTTACGGGTTGTTGTCAATATGGACGGTGAGTATATCATAAGCGCAGAGCCTGTACTGGGCTATCTCCACAGGATGCACGAAAAGATGGCAGAAAACAGAAGCTATGCCCAGTTCCTTCCTAACCCGCCCAGAATGGATTACCTCGGGGCTCTGAATTTCAACCTCGGACACGTAACAACCATTGAAAAGCTCTGCAACATAGAGGTCCCGGAACGCGCACAGTATATAAGAACCATTACCGCAGAATTGAACAGGATCTCAAGCCATCTCCTCTGGGTTGGCGCCTTTGTTGCTGATCTTGGCGGGCTAACACCTTTTCTGTATACCTTCCAAGACAGGGAACATATTCTTGATATCCTTGAAGGCATCGCAGGATCAAGACTTACTTATTGTTATTTCCGTTTTGGCGGACTCTATAATGATGTTGATGATGCCTTTATTGATGCCACGAAGCAGTTCATTAAACATTTACGTGGAAGATTCGGGATGTATGAGCGGCTTGTTACGAAGAACGTGATCTTCATAAACAGGGTTAAAGGCATAGGCATCTTCGAACCGGCTATGACGACACAATACGGATGTTCCGGACCGGTCATCAGGAGTACAGGCATCCCCTTTGATATAAGGAAGGCAGAGCCTTATGCAGCATATGACAAGGTTGATTTCGAAATACCAGTCGGTGCAACCGGTGATAATATGGATCGGTACATGATTCGGATAAGGGAGATGGAAATAAGCCTCAAAATTATCGAAGAAGCCATTGGGAAACTTCCCTCAGGACCATTTAAAGCAGAGAAGGTGCCAAAAAAGCTTAAACCCCCAAAAGGCGATGTTTATCATACTGTAGAATCTCCGCGCGGCGAAGTTGGTGTCTATGTCGTGAGCGATGAGAGCGATACGCCTTACAGGATGAGATGGAGGGTGCCTTCCTACTCCAACCTCATGACATTCCCGTACCTTGCACAGGGGACACTCATAGCGGATGCCATTGCGACACTGGGAAGCTATGATCTTGTTATCCCGGAGATAGACAGATGA
- the nuoB gene encoding NADH-quinone oxidoreductase subunit NuoB, whose translation MGKGGFYLETKDPIIQFAIADKFINLARANSIWPMTFGLACCAIEMMAAAMARFDIARFGAEVFRPSPRQADLMIVNGTVTKKMAPTVVTLFEQMPSPKWVIAMGNCAISGGPFAFEGQYNIIEGIDKLIPVDVYVPGCPPRPEALLEALMKLEEKITGTRRFPVPEKKW comes from the coding sequence ATGGGGAAAGGGGGTTTTTACCTGGAAACGAAGGATCCTATAATTCAATTTGCCATTGCTGACAAGTTTATAAATCTCGCAAGAGCAAATTCCATATGGCCTATGACTTTCGGCCTTGCCTGTTGTGCTATAGAAATGATGGCTGCGGCTATGGCTCGTTTTGATATAGCCCGCTTCGGTGCAGAGGTTTTCAGGCCAAGTCCGAGACAGGCAGATTTAATGATTGTAAATGGTACTGTGACAAAAAAGATGGCGCCCACCGTAGTTACGCTTTTTGAACAGATGCCTTCGCCTAAATGGGTGATAGCAATGGGCAATTGCGCAATATCAGGCGGTCCTTTTGCATTTGAGGGACAATATAACATCATTGAAGGCATTGATAAGCTGATACCTGTTGACGTATATGTCCCGGGATGTCCCCCAAGACCCGAAGCGCTGCTCGAAGCGCTTATGAAACTTGAAGAAAAGATAACGGGAACACGGCGTTTCCCTGTACCGGAAAAGAAATGGTAA
- the ndhC gene encoding NADH-quinone oxidoreductase subunit A — protein MNTLTEFYYVLIFLIVAVLFTIAPVVISYLISPRTIGKKTLDTYECGIEPFGGAWIRYSVVYYVYALIFIAFDVDILYLFPLALSYTKGGNVYEFYSLLIFVGILVLAVIYAWGKGVFTWKRRIL, from the coding sequence ATGAACACATTAACAGAATTTTATTACGTGCTCATCTTTTTAATCGTTGCAGTTTTATTTACCATAGCACCTGTTGTCATTTCCTATCTGATCTCCCCGCGTACAATCGGAAAAAAGACGCTTGACACGTATGAATGCGGCATAGAACCATTCGGCGGCGCATGGATACGATACAGCGTCGTTTATTACGTATATGCTCTTATATTTATTGCCTTTGATGTAGACATTCTCTACCTGTTCCCTCTGGCGTTAAGCTATACAAAGGGCGGGAATGTTTATGAATTTTATTCTTTGCTTATATTTGTCGGCATTCTTGTTTTAGCAGTAATTTATGCATGGGGAAAGGGGGTTTTTACCTGGAAACGAAGGATCCTATAA
- a CDS encoding transglycosylase SLT domain-containing protein, whose product MKRILASNTSRIFLIVVLTVLIACPFGWAQTAQKKNLPLDKRVSELEAEVARLKKEVNIYSLDGLPETLILCDKKIPIFSDDIRERFEREFFQILEDKGLLTIIVKKYFKYLNMINQETQKMSLPSDLIYLVIAESYLNPRAKSSANAVGLWQFMKETGKKEGLYIDDNVDERYNVKKATRSALTHLKKLNAEFGDWLIAMAAYNAGAGRLREAIENQNTKDFFEMFLPQETERYIFRIMAFKEIVLNRERYGLKIDEKDMYKPVMIYEVLIETDKDIHVSILSKCMDVSFKTYRDNNLHLNKYRLPKGTYSINVPYEKQETFLKRLKEYPYIKVVREK is encoded by the coding sequence ATGAAAAGGATTTTAGCCTCCAATACATCAAGGATTTTTTTAATTGTAGTGTTAACAGTTTTAATCGCCTGCCCTTTCGGATGGGCACAGACTGCCCAGAAGAAAAATCTCCCGCTTGATAAAAGGGTTTCCGAACTTGAGGCTGAGGTGGCTCGGTTAAAAAAAGAGGTTAACATTTACAGCCTGGATGGACTGCCGGAAACGCTCATCCTCTGTGACAAAAAGATACCTATTTTCAGTGACGATATAAGAGAAAGATTTGAGAGAGAATTCTTCCAGATTCTTGAAGATAAAGGACTTCTTACAATAATTGTAAAAAAATATTTCAAGTACCTGAATATGATTAACCAGGAAACACAAAAAATGTCACTTCCTTCAGATCTTATCTATCTTGTAATAGCAGAAAGCTACTTAAACCCCAGAGCAAAATCCAGTGCAAATGCCGTAGGCCTGTGGCAATTTATGAAGGAAACAGGAAAGAAAGAGGGACTTTACATTGATGATAACGTTGATGAAAGATACAATGTAAAAAAAGCAACCAGATCAGCGCTGACACACCTGAAAAAGCTCAATGCGGAATTCGGGGACTGGCTTATTGCTATGGCTGCATACAATGCAGGCGCCGGCAGGTTGAGGGAAGCCATTGAGAATCAGAATACAAAAGATTTTTTTGAAATGTTCCTCCCGCAGGAAACGGAAAGGTATATATTCAGAATTATGGCCTTTAAAGAAATTGTCCTGAACAGGGAAAGATATGGCCTGAAAATAGACGAGAAAGATATGTATAAACCCGTTATGATTTATGAAGTGCTTATCGAGACGGATAAAGACATACATGTGTCTATTCTTTCAAAGTGTATGGATGTATCCTTTAAGACCTACAGGGATAATAACCTGCATTTAAATAAATATAGATTGCCCAAGGGAACATACAGTATAAATGTGCCTTACGAGAAACAGGAGACATTCCTTAAAAGACTCAAAGAATATCCATATATAAAAGTTGTTCGTGAAAAATAA
- a CDS encoding twin-arginine translocase subunit TatC: MEREKVVYLLTGLKRFVLKALIVVAVSSTLCFIFFKNILHLLLKTVDIKVYYFTIPEVFFSSVELAIYGGVFFSFPFIIFLLWHEFRGAVGLKPFESYLLIIFSIILFYVGGIFCYSIVLQSGIKFLLSYEGNALKAMISVERFVSFASAMIFAFGIAFEVPVILLGLNKKGIVKSKTLTRTRRCAILVITIAAAVITPTPDVYNMMLLAVPAYILYEIGILLMKMNERKDRPMG, translated from the coding sequence ATGGAAAGAGAAAAAGTCGTCTACCTGCTGACAGGCCTGAAAAGGTTTGTCCTAAAAGCCCTGATTGTTGTTGCGGTATCAAGCACGCTATGTTTTATCTTCTTCAAGAATATTTTACATCTTCTCCTTAAGACTGTTGATATTAAGGTTTACTATTTTACCATCCCCGAAGTCTTTTTCTCGTCAGTTGAACTGGCAATTTATGGCGGTGTATTTTTTTCATTTCCTTTTATTATCTTCCTTTTATGGCATGAATTCAGAGGCGCTGTCGGCTTAAAGCCCTTTGAAAGCTACCTGTTAATTATCTTTTCAATAATACTTTTCTATGTCGGTGGGATATTCTGCTACAGCATAGTCCTGCAGTCAGGCATAAAATTCCTCCTCAGCTATGAAGGAAATGCACTAAAGGCGATGATATCCGTGGAGAGGTTTGTCAGCTTTGCTTCGGCCATGATATTTGCCTTCGGTATTGCCTTTGAAGTGCCCGTGATCCTTCTGGGGCTGAATAAAAAAGGCATTGTGAAATCAAAGACACTCACAAGAACAAGGAGATGTGCAATCCTTGTTATCACTATAGCCGCGGCAGTCATTACGCCCACGCCGGATGTGTACAACATGATGCTCCTGGCCGTGCCCGCATATATTCTCTATGAAATAGGGATACTGCTTATGAAGATGAATGAGAGAAAAGACAGACCAATGGGGTAA
- a CDS encoding DUF502 domain-containing protein — MKKHLKKTFLTGLFILIPLVVTIYIIYTVVISVDTFISPVIRNIMSNITGTGVYIQGTGFFIFIILTYLTGVLASNYIGKKMLAYGEATIRKIPFVKGIYGSIKDMIDAFSSEKMQSFKEVVLVDFPFKGRYAIGFITKRIQSGDKGELCAVFVPTTPNPTSGYLIFLPEEELTPIDMSVEDAVKYIVSLGTSRIEMKWKEKKSSTC, encoded by the coding sequence ATGAAAAAACATCTGAAAAAAACATTTCTTACCGGGCTTTTCATCCTTATTCCCCTTGTTGTTACCATATATATTATATATACGGTAGTCATATCCGTTGATACATTCATTTCTCCTGTTATAAGGAATATAATGTCAAACATAACCGGTACAGGTGTGTACATACAGGGAACCGGTTTTTTTATTTTCATCATTCTTACATATTTGACAGGTGTGCTGGCGTCCAATTATATAGGCAAAAAAATGCTTGCTTACGGCGAAGCCACGATCAGAAAAATCCCTTTTGTAAAAGGTATCTATGGCTCCATCAAAGACATGATAGACGCCTTTTCATCGGAAAAAATGCAATCATTTAAGGAGGTTGTTCTTGTTGATTTTCCTTTCAAGGGCCGCTATGCCATAGGCTTTATCACAAAACGCATACAGTCCGGAGACAAGGGAGAACTCTGCGCCGTCTTTGTCCCTACAACACCCAATCCCACATCGGGATATCTGATTTTCCTGCCCGAGGAAGAACTGACCCCCATTGATATGTCTGTTGAAGATGCCGTTAAATATATAGTTTCCCTTGGCACATCACGGATTGAGATGAAATGGAAAGAGAAAAAGTCGTCTACCTGCTGA
- a CDS encoding ParB/RepB/Spo0J family partition protein, with protein sequence MATKKTSANSEFLYIPVDKIVVLEQVRSNIDIETDSFKSLMQSIKDKGILEPLIVTAQDDGTYVLICGERRLVAARQLELESVPVRVIEAGKKLGDTIAIQLTENLQREDLNPIDQAKGILTYFQAKHPDKGYDVEGVMSELVRYNLKPETLPEEIVLTVRTIFEISAKSIQTLHRTISLLKLSPEIQAAISSGNLPVSQGYLFAANLDCPDLKNIFDAVIRTQVTNATLERILTAYKKVKPAPNNTKPKSVKKQVKGLISIKTDFDKGIGTYIREDVEKYLYELQVFCILYSNRCL encoded by the coding sequence ATGGCAACTAAGAAAACAAGTGCAAATTCTGAGTTTCTGTACATTCCCGTAGACAAGATTGTAGTGTTGGAACAGGTTCGATCAAATATTGATATTGAAACAGACTCATTCAAGTCGCTCATGCAATCAATCAAAGATAAGGGCATCTTAGAACCACTTATTGTAACCGCACAGGATGACGGGACATATGTCCTCATCTGCGGAGAGAGACGTCTTGTGGCTGCCCGGCAATTAGAGCTTGAATCCGTACCGGTGAGAGTTATTGAAGCAGGTAAAAAATTGGGTGACACTATAGCCATTCAACTTACTGAGAACCTCCAACGGGAAGACCTCAACCCTATTGATCAGGCCAAAGGAATTCTTACATATTTTCAGGCAAAACATCCCGATAAAGGGTATGATGTGGAGGGGGTGATGAGTGAATTAGTAAGGTATAATCTTAAGCCTGAAACCCTCCCGGAAGAAATCGTTCTCACAGTGAGAACGATTTTTGAAATCTCTGCAAAGTCAATACAGACGCTGCATCGCACAATTTCACTTTTAAAACTTTCTCCTGAAATTCAGGCGGCAATTTCGTCGGGAAATCTCCCTGTTTCCCAGGGATATCTCTTTGCCGCGAACCTTGATTGTCCTGATCTAAAAAACATATTCGATGCTGTTATAAGGACACAGGTAACCAATGCTACATTGGAGCGGATACTTACCGCATACAAAAAAGTCAAACCTGCCCCGAATAATACAAAGCCCAAATCCGTTAAGAAGCAAGTTAAAGGCCTTATATCCATAAAAACAGATTTTGATAAAGGCATTGGAACTTATATAAGGGAAGATGTTGAAAAATATCTCTATGAACTTCAGGTTTTCTGTATTTTGTACAGCAACAGATGTTTATAA
- a CDS encoding DNA-3-methyladenine glycosylase 2 family protein, whose product MGTYVLTPRRSGFEFLADAIISQQLSKSAADTIIRRFRDCFSSGRVTPKSFLSLPPDKILKSGLSSRKYECLVELAKAIENRELRLSDLSEKDDETIRAGLKRIKGIGDWTVDMFLLFGLAKLDVLPVHDLALRRIISNIYGCSPNETDRIEHIAEHWKPFRGVACWYLYKYGNMKTEQGAGANRP is encoded by the coding sequence GTGGGCACATATGTACTTACTCCCAGACGCTCTGGCTTTGAGTTCTTGGCCGATGCCATTATCAGCCAACAGTTGTCGAAGAGCGCGGCTGATACGATAATACGACGTTTCCGTGATTGTTTCTCCTCTGGTCGAGTAACTCCAAAATCATTTCTTTCTTTGCCACCAGATAAAATCTTGAAGTCTGGACTTTCCAGCCGGAAGTACGAGTGTCTCGTTGAACTTGCGAAGGCAATCGAAAACCGAGAGTTACGGTTGTCTGATCTTAGCGAGAAAGACGATGAGACTATCCGTGCGGGGCTTAAAAGAATAAAAGGCATTGGAGACTGGACCGTTGACATGTTTCTTCTATTTGGATTGGCAAAACTGGATGTTCTTCCCGTTCATGACCTCGCTCTTCGGAGGATTATTTCTAACATCTACGGATGTAGCCCAAACGAAACTGATCGCATAGAACACATTGCAGAACATTGGAAACCATTCCGCGGTGTGGCCTGCTGGTATCTATATAAGTATGGAAACATGAAAACCGAACAAGGCGCTGGAGCCAATCGCCCATAA
- a CDS encoding DUF488 family protein — translation MAVRIVRLGTARIEGEGTRIGTVRRPPRGVPKSEFASQNWYDVWFPNLAPSAETIKLAQTASTPAQWAAFAKKYRAEMAAPEISRTLDLLAVLSHQCNFSVGCYCENEAHCHRSVLRALLAERGAKIE, via the coding sequence ATGGCTGTTAGAATCGTCAGACTTGGCACGGCACGAATTGAAGGCGAAGGCACTCGCATCGGAACTGTGCGCCGGCCGCCAAGGGGGGTGCCAAAGTCCGAGTTCGCATCACAAAACTGGTACGATGTATGGTTTCCAAACCTCGCTCCGAGTGCTGAAACCATAAAGCTTGCACAAACGGCAAGTACACCCGCCCAGTGGGCCGCTTTTGCCAAGAAGTACCGTGCAGAGATGGCAGCTCCGGAAATCAGCCGAACACTTGATCTGTTGGCGGTCCTTTCCCATCAGTGTAATTTCTCTGTCGGATGCTACTGCGAAAATGAAGCACACTGCCATCGGTCTGTGCTAAGAGCACTATTAGCCGAGAGAGGCGCAAAGATTGAATAA
- a CDS encoding DUF2284 domain-containing protein, whose protein sequence is MEKLKPYLKTALKKEVTHAAVIETFKVFTEPWVRMRCQFGCSMYGKSLCCPPHTPTYEEMRKILDSYKYGILLHRHIQKGYKYIDEFNKILIDLERTIFLDGYYKTLSIGSGPCTRCKKCDVSGTCLHADKARPSMESCGIDVFRIARENGLPIMVVRDHSQDRDIYGLILVE, encoded by the coding sequence ATGGAAAAATTGAAACCTTATCTTAAAACTGCCCTGAAAAAGGAAGTAACCCATGCAGCTGTCATAGAGACATTTAAAGTTTTTACGGAACCCTGGGTGCGCATGCGTTGCCAATTCGGCTGCTCCATGTACGGCAAAAGTCTTTGCTGTCCTCCCCACACACCTACATACGAAGAGATGAGGAAGATACTCGATTCTTACAAATACGGCATCCTCCTGCACCGCCATATTCAAAAAGGATATAAATATATTGACGAATTCAATAAAATCTTAATCGACCTGGAGCGAACCATTTTCCTTGACGGCTATTACAAAACGTTGTCAATCGGCAGCGGCCCCTGCACGAGATGCAAGAAATGCGATGTTTCCGGCACCTGCCTCCATGCCGATAAGGCAAGACCGTCAATGGAGTCATGCGGGATCGATGTGTTCAGGATAGCAAGGGAGAACGGCCTTCCTATCATGGTAGTCCGGGATCATTCACAGGATAGAGACATATACGGATTGATTCTGGTGGAATAG
- a CDS encoding macro domain-containing protein, translated as MTCRVVEGDLLNQQVDVIVNPWNRNIIPWWLLLPQGVSGAIKRRGGLAPFQEVWKAGPIPLGGAVRTTAGRLPFRAIIHVAGINMLWRASRRSVQDSVQNALALAEECGFTSIAFPLIGAGAGGKNAEAVEAWILKAIEAAAFPGDIVVVRLRCDGQ; from the coding sequence GTGACTTGTCGCGTGGTTGAGGGCGACCTTCTAAATCAGCAGGTAGATGTCATCGTCAACCCATGGAATCGCAACATCATCCCATGGTGGCTGCTGCTGCCCCAGGGGGTATCTGGTGCCATCAAACGGCGAGGCGGTCTGGCTCCATTTCAGGAGGTTTGGAAAGCAGGGCCGATTCCGCTCGGCGGAGCCGTCAGGACCACGGCTGGCCGGTTACCATTCAGGGCCATCATCCACGTCGCGGGCATTAATATGCTCTGGCGGGCATCCCGGCGTTCTGTGCAGGACTCTGTGCAGAATGCCCTGGCGCTCGCAGAAGAATGCGGCTTCACAAGCATCGCCTTTCCGTTGATCGGAGCAGGAGCAGGAGGCAAGAATGCTGAGGCCGTTGAGGCGTGGATACTGAAAGCAATCGAAGCGGCCGCCTTTCCGGGCGACATTGTTGTTGTCCGATTAAGGTGTGACGGGCAATAA
- a CDS encoding isochorismatase family protein has product MSGKYGVIVVDMQGDFTKWKKGSLSVPGSDEGYVKSVEAATRQLKDLGVLIFGTQDWHPPDHVSFATSHPGKRPFETIIIDGRTQALWPPHCIQGTENARVLIDNNLFLAIIKMSQDPSVENYSAFQDGKGTKTEMDAILRANGVEEVILYGIAIEYCVKATSLDLLAANYKTTVIEGLCRGVSPDAAADALDEMRHKGIRVVYMLTEIIEEIRRK; this is encoded by the coding sequence ATGTCAGGAAAATATGGCGTAATTGTCGTTGATATGCAGGGTGATTTTACAAAATGGAAAAAAGGCAGTCTTTCCGTGCCCGGCTCGGACGAGGGTTATGTAAAGAGCGTCGAGGCGGCTACACGGCAGTTAAAGGATCTTGGCGTCCTTATTTTTGGTACCCAGGATTGGCATCCCCCTGATCACGTATCTTTTGCAACCAGCCATCCGGGGAAAAGACCTTTTGAAACAATAATAATCGATGGAAGAACGCAGGCTCTCTGGCCGCCCCATTGCATCCAGGGGACGGAGAACGCCCGGGTACTTATAGATAACAACCTCTTTCTTGCAATCATAAAGATGTCGCAAGACCCGTCTGTCGAAAACTATTCGGCCTTTCAGGATGGGAAAGGCACAAAAACTGAAATGGATGCCATACTGCGGGCAAACGGAGTTGAGGAGGTCATCCTCTACGGTATTGCTATTGAGTACTGCGTGAAGGCAACATCTTTGGATCTGCTTGCGGCCAACTACAAAACAACTGTCATAGAGGGTCTGTGTCGAGGCGTGTCTCCCGACGCTGCCGCGGACGCACTCGATGAGATGAGACATAAGGGTATAAGGGTAGTTTACATGCTCACCGAAATAATTGAGGAAATCCGCCGGAAATAA